One genomic window of Saccopteryx bilineata isolate mSacBil1 chromosome 4, mSacBil1_pri_phased_curated, whole genome shotgun sequence includes the following:
- the LOC136333291 gene encoding RCC1 domain-containing protein 1-like isoform X1, producing MSVKGPPASSQVPGPSPTSPVAPSRGRCQGKVEERPGSWFGFGFCGFGQALGSDRGHQVHSPQPLCSPDRGGDICSVSASWSYTAFLSCAGRVQLSGSAGGAADGCRDLWASETLFVVLRDGRGPGARAELQAWAPSSALRGEPLWVQTVEAETEREGRAGGETPAAPLPLLPCARAYVSPWLPLAQPLAPELRACRLELGTEHALLLDEAGQVYSWGGGRHGQLGHGTLEAELEPRLLEALQGLPMAEVAAGGWHSVCVSETGDIYIWGWNESGQLALPSRSLAEDRKTVSGEDGSEVKGTARTEDGAPTSFIALQPFPALLDLPLGAGAVKASCGSRHTAVVTRSGELYTWGWGKYGQLGHSDMTSWDRPCRVEYFVDKQLQVMAVSCGPWNTYVYAVEKKKS from the exons ATGTCCGTGAAGGGGCCGCCGGCAAGCTCTCAGGTTCCAGGCCCTTCGCCTACCAGCCCAGTGGCGCCCAGCAGAGGGCGCTGCCAGGGCAAGGTCGAGGAGCGCCCTGGGTCCTGGTTTGGCTTCGGTTTCTGTGGCTTTGGGCAGGCGCTTGGCTCCGACCGCGGGCACCAGGTCCACAGCCCTCAGCCGCTCTGCTCACCAGACAGAGGCGGGGACATCTGCAGCGTGAGCGCCAGCTGGAGCTACACCGCGTTTCTCAGCT GTGCTGGCCGGGTGCAGCTGTCGGGCTCGGCGGGCGGCGCGGCGGACGGCTGCCGGGACCTGTGGGCCTCAGAAACACTCTTCGTGGTGTTGCGTGATGGGCGGGGACCCGGGGCCAGGGCCGAGCTGCAGGCCTGGGCGCCTAGCTCGGCGCTGCGCGGGGAGCCCCTCTGGGTCCAGACCGTGGAGGCGGAGACCGAGCGGGAAGGCAGAGCGGGCGGTGAGACCCCGGCCGCGCCGCTCCCCCTGCTGCCCTGCGCCCGCGCCTACGTGAGCCCGTGGCTGCCCCTCGCGCAGCCTTTGGCCCCGGAGCTACGGGCGTGTCGACTGGAGCTGGGCACAGAGCACGCGTTGCTGCTGGATGAGGCGGGACAAGTGTATTCCTGGGGTGGGGGTCG GCATGGACAGCTGGGCCATGGGACTCTGGAGGCAGAGCTGGAGCCAAGGCTGTTGGAGGCGCTGCAAGGCCTGCCCATGGCTGAGGTGGCCGCCGGGGGCTGgcactctgtgtgtgtgagtg AGACTGGGGACATTTATATCTGGGGATGGAATGAATCAGGGCAGCTAGCTCTGCCCAGCAGGAGCCTGGCAGAGGACAGAAAGACAGTCTCAGGGGAAG ATGGTTCTGAAGTGAAGGGAACAGCCAGAACTGAGGATGGAGCCCCTACTTCCTTCATAGCCCTGCAGCCCTTCCCAGCTTTACTGGACCTCCCCCTGGGCGCAGGCGCAGTCAAGGCCAGCTGTGGATCCCGGCACACGGCAGTGGTGACGA GATCGGGGGAGCTCTACACCTGGGGCTGGG GTAAATACGGACAGCTTGGCCACAGTGACATGACCAGCTGGGATCGGCCCTGCCGTGTGGAATACTTTGTGGATAAGCAACTCCAAGTCATGGCTGTGAGCTGTGGGCCCTGGAACACCTACGTGTATGcagtggagaaaaagaagagctGA
- the LOC136333291 gene encoding RCC1 domain-containing protein 1-like isoform X2 — MSVKGPPASSQVPGPSPTSPVAPSRGRCQGKVEERPGSWFGFGFCGFGQALGSDRGHQVHSPQPLCSPDRGGDICSVSASWSYTAFLSCAGRVQLSGSAGGAADGCRDLWASETLFVVLRDGRGPGARAELQAWAPSSALRGEPLWVQTVEAETEREGRAGGETPAAPLPLLPCARAYVSPWLPLAQPLAPELRACRLELGTEHALLLDEAGQVYSWGGGRHGQLGHGTLEAELEPRLLEALQGLPMAEVAAGGWHSVCVSETGDIYIWGWNESGQLALPSRSLAEDRKTVSGEDGSEVKGTARTEDGAPTSFIALQPFPALLDLPLGAGAVKASCGSRHTAVVTSAEKLLTQQVESQPPRGCSSGQ; from the exons ATGTCCGTGAAGGGGCCGCCGGCAAGCTCTCAGGTTCCAGGCCCTTCGCCTACCAGCCCAGTGGCGCCCAGCAGAGGGCGCTGCCAGGGCAAGGTCGAGGAGCGCCCTGGGTCCTGGTTTGGCTTCGGTTTCTGTGGCTTTGGGCAGGCGCTTGGCTCCGACCGCGGGCACCAGGTCCACAGCCCTCAGCCGCTCTGCTCACCAGACAGAGGCGGGGACATCTGCAGCGTGAGCGCCAGCTGGAGCTACACCGCGTTTCTCAGCT GTGCTGGCCGGGTGCAGCTGTCGGGCTCGGCGGGCGGCGCGGCGGACGGCTGCCGGGACCTGTGGGCCTCAGAAACACTCTTCGTGGTGTTGCGTGATGGGCGGGGACCCGGGGCCAGGGCCGAGCTGCAGGCCTGGGCGCCTAGCTCGGCGCTGCGCGGGGAGCCCCTCTGGGTCCAGACCGTGGAGGCGGAGACCGAGCGGGAAGGCAGAGCGGGCGGTGAGACCCCGGCCGCGCCGCTCCCCCTGCTGCCCTGCGCCCGCGCCTACGTGAGCCCGTGGCTGCCCCTCGCGCAGCCTTTGGCCCCGGAGCTACGGGCGTGTCGACTGGAGCTGGGCACAGAGCACGCGTTGCTGCTGGATGAGGCGGGACAAGTGTATTCCTGGGGTGGGGGTCG GCATGGACAGCTGGGCCATGGGACTCTGGAGGCAGAGCTGGAGCCAAGGCTGTTGGAGGCGCTGCAAGGCCTGCCCATGGCTGAGGTGGCCGCCGGGGGCTGgcactctgtgtgtgtgagtg AGACTGGGGACATTTATATCTGGGGATGGAATGAATCAGGGCAGCTAGCTCTGCCCAGCAGGAGCCTGGCAGAGGACAGAAAGACAGTCTCAGGGGAAG ATGGTTCTGAAGTGAAGGGAACAGCCAGAACTGAGGATGGAGCCCCTACTTCCTTCATAGCCCTGCAGCCCTTCCCAGCTTTACTGGACCTCCCCCTGGGCGCAGGCGCAGTCAAGGCCAGCTGTGGATCCCGGCACACGGCAGTGGTGACGA GTGCTGAGAAGCTGCTCACTCAGCAAGTAGAGTCCCAGCCTCCCCGTGGCTGCAGCAGTGGCCAGTAG